From Oryza sativa Japonica Group chromosome 4, ASM3414082v1, one genomic window encodes:
- the LOC4335941 gene encoding protein FAR1-RELATED SEQUENCE 11: protein MMPAGSASLLLECYGGDPPLSSMEGTSSGEEVEDGTGPSPEAEEDDDPAPYVGQRFPTHDAAHELYSGFARRRGFSIRRHRTEGKDGVGRGLTRRYFVCHRAGNPPAKPFAAGAGDRPQRNRRSSRCGCKAYMRIGRSAIAAAAAGEAEGEWRVTGFSNHHNHELLGQDQVRLLPAYRVVSGDDRDRILMLARSGISVQQMMRIMELERRVEPGNLPFTEKDVRNLIQSCRKSDQEESVDLIKMCRRFQEKDPDFKYEFTKGASNRVENVAWSFASSVQSYEMFGDAVVFNTTHRLPALDMLLGIWVGLNNHGMPCFFGCAFLREESLQSYAWALKVFLNFMNRKAPLTILTDENMYLKEAIEKELPGTKQALCIWLIAARFPSWFDAVLGERYNSWKDEFDRLYNMESTMEFDLGWSDMMNSYGLHGNGHIASLFASRTLWALPYLRGQFFAGLLASPETSKSISVFIQRFSSAQTRLAHFIEQVAVVAEYKDQAGRQQMMQHNLQSITLKTATPMERHAAAVLTPYAFSKLQDELVVACQYASFHLEGNVFLVRHHTKTEDGGCNVTWSQREELISCSCNMFESAGILCRHGLRVLSTLNYFQIPDHYLPPRWRRTWPSPSKALNGAYFHESPEIGRVKALQSMVSALVSEASKSTERMDIATREVSALLSRMRQQPVVMHVSGDGVHK, encoded by the exons ATGATGCCCGCGGGATCGGCATCCCTTCTCCTCGAGTGCTACGGCGGTGACCCTCCTCTTTCCTCCATGGAGGGGACCAgcagcggcgaggaggtcgAGGACGGGACGGGTCCctcgccggaggcggaggaggacgacgacccggcGCCGTACGTCGGGCAGAGGTTCCCGACGCACGACGCGGCGCACGAGCTCTACAGCGGGTTCGCGAGGCGGCGCGGGTTCTcgatccgccgccaccggacGGAGGGGAAGGACGGGGTGGGGAGGGGCCTGACGAGGAGGTACTTCGTGTGCCACCGCGCTGGGAACCCGCCGGCGAagcccttcgccgccggcgccggcgacaggCCGCAGAGGAACCGGCGGTCCTCCCGCTGCGGGTGCAAGGCGTACATGCGCATCGGCAggagcgccatcgccgccgcggccgcgggggaggcggagggggagtgGCGGGTCACGGGCTTCTCCAACCACCACAACCACGAGCTCCTGGGTCAGGACCAGGTCCGCCTCCTCCCGGCGTACCGCGTCGTCTCCGGGGACGACAGGGACCGGATCCTGATGCTCGCCAGGTCCGGGATCTCCGTGCAGCAGATGATGAGGATCATGGAGCTGGAGAGGCGCGTCGAGCCGGGCAATCTGCCCTTCACAGAGAAGGATGTGAGGAACCTCATCCAGTCGTGCAGGAAGTCTGATCAGGAGGAGAGCGTCGATCTGATCAAAATGTGCAGAAGATTTCAGGAGAAGGACCCCGATTTCAAGTATGAATTCACCAAAGGCGCGAGCAACCGCGTCGAGAACGTTGCCTGGTCGTTTGCATCGTCGGTTCAGTCGTATGAGATGTTTGGTGATGCTGTTGTATTCAACACGACACATCGGTTGCCTGCTCTGGACATGCTGCTTGGTATTTGGGTTGGATTGAACAATCATGGGATGCCTTGCTTCTTTGGTTGCGCTTTTCTAAGGGAGGAAAGTCTGCAATCCTATGCATGGGCATTAAAG GTATTTCTCAACTTCATGAACAGAAAGGCTCCGCTGACAATATTGACGGATGAAAATATGTACCTCAAGGAAGCAATTGAAAAGGAGCTTCCAGGCACAAAGCAAGCCCTCTGCATATGGCTTATCGCAGCCAGGTTCCCATCTTGGTTTGATGCAGTTCTTGGCGAACGGTACAATAGCTGGAAAGATGAGTTCGATAGGTTGTATAACATGGAAAGCACAATGGAGTTTGATCTTGGGTGGAGTGACATGATGAACAGCTATGGACTACATGGGAATGGGCACATTGCTAGTCTGTTTGCATCACGAACTCTCTGGGCATTACCATATTTGAGAGGGCAGTTTTTCGCAGGACTGCTTGCTTCTCCAGAAACTTCAAAGTCAATTAGTGTCTTCATTCAGCGATTCTCGAGTGCTCAGACTCGCCTAGCCCATTTCATTGAGCAG GTCGCAGTCGTTGCCGAGTATAAAGACCAAGCTGGGAGGCAACAAATGATGCAACACAATCTGCAAAGCATAACCCTCAAGACTGCAACTCCAATGGAAAGGCATGCGGCTGCAGTTCTCACTCCTTATGCCTTCTCTAAGCTACAAGATGAGCTTGTTGTGGCTTGTCAATATGCATCATTCCACTTGGAAGGGAATGTCTTTCTGGTCCGTCATCATACCAAGACAGAAGACGGTGGGTGCAATGTGACATGGAGCCAAAGAGAGGAGCTAATTTCTTGCAGCTGCAATATGTTTGAGTCTGCAGGGATCCTCTGCCGGCATGGCCTCCGTGTGCTCTCGACCCTCAACTACTTTCAGATCCCGGACCATTATCTCCCTCCTCGATGGCGTAGAACCTGGCCATCACCTTCCAAGGCCTTGAATGGTGCTTATTTCCACGAGTCGCCTGAGATTGGGAGAGTGAAGGCATTGCAGTCCATGGTGTCAGCTCTGGTGAGCGAAGCTTCCAAATCTACCGAGCGGATGGATATCGCGACGCGGGAGGTCTCTGCCCTGTTGTCGCGGATGAGGCAGCAACCTGTTGTCATGCACGTTTCAGGTGATGGTGTTCACAAGTAG
- the LOC4335943 gene encoding uncharacterized protein gives MVRMAAAAASTFLLIAALVVPTASASASAAESAAGPYDPPTVPELMDRFGLPRALLPVTARRYLLHDDGSFQLFLDGGCVAEAGGYRVGYGVKLSGAVAPGRATGLGGVRVRVLFAWVPVTAVEVAGGEVTVSLGPIKKSFPAAGFKSSPRCIAGAATPATASDG, from the coding sequence ATGGtccgcatggcggcggcggcggcctccaccttcctcctcatcgccgccctcgtcgtccctaccgcctccgcctccgcctccgccgccgaatccgccgcggGGCCCTACGACCCGCCGACGGTGCCGGAGCTCATGGACCGGTTCGGCCTCCCGCGCGCTCTGCTCCCGGTCACCGCCCGGCGGTACCTCCTCCACGACGACGGCTCCTTCCAGCTCTTCCTCGACGGCGGCTGCGTGGCCGAGGCCGGCGGCTACCGCGTCGGCTACGGCGTCAAGCTCTCCGGCGCGGTGGCGCCCGGGCGGGCCACGGGGCTCGGGGGCGTCCGCGTCCGCGTGCTGTTCGCCTGGGTGCCCGTCACCGCCGTCGAGGTGGCCGGCGGGGAGGTCACCGTCAGCCTCGGCCCGATCAAGAAGTCGTTCCCGGCCGCCGGGTTCAAGTCCAGCCCCCGCTGCatcgccggcgcggcgacgccggcgacggcgagcgatggATGA